TGTAAGGGGTTTAACTATCGGTTTTTACCTCCATCCGCTGACCCGTCTCGTCTTTTCCTGTGAATGTGAGTCCAGAGCTCTCAAAACGTGGAACCATGGCTGGATTCACCTGTAAGAAAACATACTGTTTTAGCTTAAACTGTCTAAGAGATAAGTTTTTAGTATAATCTGAAAGCTGCTTTAGTACCTCATATCTGTGGCGGTGTCTTTCATCCACAAAACCTCTGCTCCCATATCTGCAACATTCAAATAAGATGTCAGTTAAGCTATATGATGCATCATGCTGAGACTTTTTAGAGTGGAAAAATACTTTGGTGCTTACAGTTTTGCTGATCTGGAGTCCTTAGCATGAAAATAAGTTCTTCGTGAGCCTAACCTCATAGTGCCTCCCATATGCGTTTTCGACCCCTGagtcaaacaaaaattacaCGAATGTCCCGAATTAACAAGAGAGTGAAGTAattgaaaaactcaaaacagaaAATGTGGAAGGGAACAAACCTCAGGCATGAAAATAACACAAGGGTTTTTGGTGTTGGGATCAAGTTCAGTGCTGTTTGCATCTGGCATACCGAGTACGGttcttgcatactcgatcacagCAAGCTGCATCCCCAGACAAATACCAAGATATGGAACTCTGTTTTCTCTGGCATATTTCGCTGCTAGAATCTTTCCTTCTACACCTCTATGGCCAAAACCACCAGGCACAAGAACACCATCAGCACCCTGGAGACAAATTACATAGACCAGATCAACAGACAGTTCATCTCGACACAAGAAACCAGGATTAATTTGATGGTAATGAGAGTAAGAGCATACCTTGAGTAACTTCCAGGCAGCCTTATATGCATCTGGATTCTGCAGATAGGAATCATTTTGCTTCAGCTTCCAAGGTTTCATAATTTGTCCAAATGATAGAGCTTAGTGTAAAGTGTTAAATATACCTCCTTTTTTACACCTTGTTCAAGATCACTAGCTGAAATCCAATCTATGACAAGTTTCTTGCGCCTAGCCACAGAAGCGTGCAAGAGAGCCTGATCATCAAACACCACAATCGAATCACAATTGTTGACAAAATGAGATATTATAGCCGATGGCTTGTGAGGAGTTTGATCATAGAAGGCTTAGATTTGTGGGATAGATATATCTTGCAAAGGTGTACCTTGTGAATTGAAAGATATGAATCCAAGAGCTCAGTGTATTTCCCAACCACAGCAATTCTtacctaaaaaatcaaaacataatgaAGTCAGTCTCCAGCTGACAACCAGTGATAAAAACTAAGCGTAAAATGTCATGGTAGAACCAGAAACACACCGGAACGTGCAACTTGTCAGTCATTTTAGCCATCAAAGACCATTCCTCTAATGCAGGCTCCTTTGCAACTCTGTATATGAATATATCACACAATGAGTCCCACAGATTTGAAGATTTAAATGAATGAACAAATCTATTTGAGAATATGGGTAAGCGAGACTTACCCTTTAAGGTTCAAGACACGCAAAATCGCCTCGTGTGCCTTTTGTTCCTGCTCAAACAAATTGAAATGCAAAGATATTGGTAATGAGAATTGTTTACTGAAACTTTGAAACTATGGTGGATAAGAAAAGTTACTCACTTTGAGAAGCAAAGGAATGTGCCAAATGTTGGGACAATCGTAGAGAGTGACAACGTTTTCCATCTGCAAATGAAGTATAAGTTATTAACAATGTTTATATCTACAAAGAGAAAGATTTAAGTCTTGTTTTGCAAATAATACATACCGGGACATGGCAAAACTGAGAGAGTTTGGCCTTCACATTATCTTCAAGTggctaaaaaatcaaattcaatataaGAACTTAGAGCCacgatagaagaagaagaaacgttatcaaatacaacaaaaattacAAGGATGAAACCTGTGTGCTTCGGCAAGCCAAGATATGAGGGCTCAAGCCAAGACCTCTTAAGTCTCGAACGCTGTGTTGCGTTGGTTTAGTCTTCTGTAAGCAATTAGATATTGTTAGGACAACCACAACTCCAAAcagattaaacaaaaacttcaaaagTCAAGAAACTTGCCTGTTCACCAACAACATTCAATACAGGGACAAGACTGACATGGATCAAGCAAAAGTTTTCAGAtcctgataaaaaaatcaaaaatcatcaTTAGACTTTGACATTAAACTTTCACTGATATACTCTCAATGAGCACATACACACAAACCATCACTTACCCACGCGATAGGAGAACTGCCCGAGAGCTTCAATAAAAGGCATGGACTCTATATCTCCTACAAAATCCAAAGAGTAGCTCCATATTGttataaaaagaaacagaataAAACCTGACACTGAGTTTATAAAAAGTCACTACTAATAAAATACCAATTGTGCCTCCAAGTTCAATGACACAAACATCAGCTGGACCTGACTGTCCATCAACTGGAATCTGAGCTGCACGCTCAATCCAATCTTGAATAGCATCAGTGATATGAGGAACAACCTACATAACCCAAAAAGGAATCTCAATACAACTTCATCTCTCACTCTGCCACTCTCTCTCTATTCCAggggaatttcatcaaacacatgGTCTACGTATaccaaaattctttttcttttgctagtTACCTGAACAGTCTTCCCTAGATAATCTCCCCTCCTCTCTTTCTCAAGCACATGCTGTTCACAAATTTCAAACGTGTAAGTTCGTTTCTCACAAAGTTCAAATTTTGATTCCCCAAAGAGGCAAAGACACAAAACCTTGTAAACTTTTCCGGTAGTTATGTTGTTTTCACGTGTCAGCTTGATATCCATGAACCTCTCATAGtttccaagatcaagatcaacCTTTTTATTaacaacacacacaaataaaatcatttttttatttaaaaaattggttGTTGACTATAAcagttattttataaaagaaacagagcaatattGGTGAAAAAGGTCTCTATACCTCGCCACCATCGTCCAAGACGTAAACTTCACCATGCTCAATAGGTGACATGGTCCCAGCATCAATGTTTAAGTAAGGATCTGCAAAAAATTTCACATGGCCTGATTAAAAATCAGTGATTTGTACAgtaactaaacaaaaatatttcaactttttctgAAAAAATCATGAAACTTTCAACAGGGTTTaacaggggaaaaaaaaaaattaaatctttgGAAATTCTAAAGATCTTTTTAAACTTTTCGTttgtaccctttttttttttcccacacGCGTAAggtgtagaagaaaaaaaaaactccttttTCATGCTTATTGTACCACTGGGGccaaaaaatcaaatctgaaacttttctttttctcaagttggttgaaacaaatcaaaagtgaaaagaaagaggaaCGAACTTtgcgtgaaaaaaaaaatggcgacaAGTTCGTTTTACATGAAGCAATTGACAGGTATGGTTTGTtggtaaaaagaagagaaagagaaaggacCAATTTTAATGGCGGTGACTCGGAAGCCACAAGATTTGAGGATGAGTCCGATGCTACTTGCTGTAACTCCTTTTCCGAGTCCACTCACTACTCCGCCTGAAACCACCAcatacttcatcttcttcccttccttctGTTTCCTTAACCACCCACTTCTTCGTCTTCAATATGACTTTTCTCAACTCAGTTtcctacaaaaacaagaagaaagaacatACCTTTCTAAGCAAAAGAGagactaaaagaaaaaaaaaaaaaaagagcatagGAACAGAggaaaaacagagagtaaaGCAAACAACTTTGGGTTTATTTTCAACCGTCCTAGAActcaaattattattacaaaacctGTTTCATTTGACATGTCTTGATTAATTTTAATGTTATACAGAATCTGTCCCAACCGCAGTAGTAACTAGCAAAGAGACTGAGGAAGCTCTACACAGTGAGCTTTATGGCTCTTTTTTTAAGCAAGACTGACACAGAGGACCAAAGACAAGAAGAATCTtagttcttgagtttttgtgtGTTAGGGAGTTGAAAAGTGTAGAGAAGACAATCAAGTAGATGAGATATTTTTAGGGAACTAGAGAGACACTTACCTAATCTTTTATTAAACGAGAAATGAAAGTAGAGAGAGATATAAATCCAAAATGTGAAGTGAATTGAATGAGAGATGGTGAAGGGGCCTTTTTATAAGGGAAAGCAAGTTAGCAAGGTCTTCTTCTATCCCACCTTTGAACAGAAGATATATGATGACTCCTCTCCTTCAgtattttaattagaaattttaatttttttgttaaactaatcttttaatattattactgttattttattcattatagacaaaaagaaagaagacaaaaaatctATTACACAgtgttaacatttttggagcTACTCTTTGATTATGATTTATGACTATATGGTTCTCTTTCCTAACTAAAATGCGCAGATGTTCATAtctaatcgtttttttttttgtcttgaagATGATTTGTTAAAATACAGTATACTGTTTAACAATAagttaaaaaacataaacaatatagaTGAAATGGATAATGaaaagttcttttttctttctaacaaTGTATACTGTTTCAATCAAATTTACTATGGCACTGCAATATATCTTTTACCTACTACAACATAGATCTGGTAGATAATTCTTATCTAGCTTTAAGAAACACACTATCATTGTAAAAATAACATCTAGAATAATAAGATAAAATTGTATGAaaacttataagttatattgtataaaataaaagattctgtttttttaacgaaatacaattttttttaataatcatggGTTATAAACTCTAACTAATAAGCAATTAATAACTTGGTTCATgtctttttacttcttcttttttatctaCAATGTTTATACACATATCCATTTCCAATTTGGATAATCTAACATGCTCTTTGAAAATGAAGGCAAAAACATCACATCATAATCAAAACAACGCTATACAAAACGAACTATTTAGAATGAATTGTGTACATCATGTAAACCAAACTTTGATAATTGACACCAATGTAtaaatcatttgtttttcaactaataaaaaacgaaaataataaGTATATTAGTTCATCTAATTTATATGCGATAGTATATACCTATTATCTtcagactatatatatatatactttaaaaaaaaaatcttcagacTAATAAGTATATGTAAATGCcctagtattattattactgaATGAGAGTGTTCTGTTTTTCCGTGTCGGATCCTACGGATACGGGACTTATAGAGCCCTGTGAACCGCAATTTCAGCAACGGTATTAACTAATGCATGGGGTCGttcccttttttttattctacaagTGACTTCTTGTTACTCTTTGTGCTATTATGGGTCCTGGACAATCATCGCCTAGTAAGTAACGATATTTCAACTATGAAACTGatgaagtatatattttatcataacgacttttaaaaaaaacatgatatataaACAGTTTCATTATTGCATTTGTTTTGAAATAGCCCACGGTCTATTGTTAGTAGTAGCTTCTAAGTTTCTTTATCATGAAATCCATGAATCGTAGTTACTTTGCAAATTGAAATCATTTGATAAtgtaattttttgtaatttttagcTACCGTAATTgcattattaataaaaacatactaGTATTTTGATATCATTACAAACCCTTTATATTAACTGTCTGATCGCTGTGGCCGATGTATACTTGTGGTCTAAGCCTTAATTCATGGTAATTGGTAAAATTTACTCAACGACCACTGTCCACTGTACTAGTAGTAGCTAATTTACTGTGAATTTATTAGTAAATTACTCAACGAACACCTTGGATTCTTATGGATATTATTttgattgtaaatatttttattatgtactTTTATTTAACTTACTACTGTACATTGCAGATGTGACAAAAATATGTCACATGTACAATAAATATTTCCTGTTGAAAGACATTTTaaatagtattatattattcCGTCGTCCTCAAAACAATTGACAAATGAGAAAAATTATATTCTAATACATACTAATAAAAATCGATTAATAACCTGAAAACTATGAACTATGATTTTGATTAGTAATTTTTCACCGCTACACTACAGAATCTACCactttgataataatttataactaaaatgatataaaaacaTAGCTAACGTGTTATCTTCagtttttgaaataattatcctaaactattttatattccctccgtttcaaaatatatgatgttttaactaaaacacgcagattaagaagtatTTACTTTTAgtaagttcaaccaatcagaaacaatactgcataatataaaataataaattaatctaaaatttaCATAGACACTTGAAAACATAccatattatgaaacaaaaaacttctctaaaatatcttatattttgaaacagaacgAGTATatagtaattttgttttattccgTAACAAGTTAAACAAGTTTGTGTTACCATtgaattttatgtttaatgCTAAGTGTCAACTAAACTTCACCGTTTacaaaatataacttataagaaACGAGACTttattaaataagtttaaaaCATGAACTACTTAGACCATGAGCATTGGTGAGAACTACTCTCAGtttatcatatataatattttaatcattttatttatttatatttaaaataataattaatatttttgtctaaCTATAAACAAACACATGGCAAATAAGGTTCTCAAACCATTCTCATAGTTTCTCAATGTCTCTCATTTGAAAAATCTTGAGAAACTTATCTCAttctctctcattcttttttattattttttattaattaaatcataagAATTTTGTTGAGAAACCACCACAATGCAGATGTTTTTATGTAGAGTGCTAACGGTTTAAGTGTCACTAACTATATAAAAACGAacaaaatctacaaaacaaagaaaacaaataagaaacgAAAGCATTAAAGAGAGCATAGAATAATGTAGTACCCAGCGGCAGTTATGGTATTTTTGAGATCGCAAAATGATCATATGGGTCCACATGCATCTGATCTTGTTGTGCTTATCAATGAAATTTCATTATCAAAGTAAATGCCTACcaaattttatgtaaatttataataaCTATCTGAATATATTTAcctattcaaaagaaaaaagaaaaactatctGAATACATTTacttatttcctttttgaataaataatttcattatcAATGTAAATGCCTACCaaattttctgtaaatttataataactatctgaatatatttacttatttcatttatgtctatatatatatatatatatatatatattttaataaaatttctgattttaCACTTCCGACTAGTTTAGAATACATGGTGTCTCAGTGACAACGGACTCTGGAATGAACAGATCCGGTACATAAATCATAATACATTTGAAGAGAAGGGGCTAAGGAGAGGGTGAAGAGTAGCTTAGTCTCCTAGAGATCTGGTTCCGAAGCTACTCTTCACCCTCTCCTTAGTTCCTTCTCTTTAAATGTATTATGATTTATGTACTGGGTCTGTTCATCCCGAAGTCCGTTGTTGCTGAGATACCATGTATTCTAAACTAGTCGGAAgtataaaatcagaaattttatttaaaaaaattaaaaaaattttaaaaagtaatatttgatCAAGAATTGACCTAAGATCCCAAAATAACAATGGAACAAACCGGAAGTTATATGCTTTCTCTAAATTAAACTTATTATACGCAAAGAGATTAAAATGATTCCCCCTAAATTTGTCACACTCGTTTTATAACAAAAGAATATCACTTTAGCAGCTTATATAAAACAAGTCTATGAATCAaaagtttcattttcttcttcttttggtttgagactattaaaattttaaaagattaacaGTTATGCATTGATTTTTTTAGTGAATCTTAATTAGTGCAAGATTCCTCTAAAACAATGTGTTAAAGACATGATAAGAAGTACAATTACTTGAAATGTgttaataattaaagaaatttatatgtttgtatACCATGTTTCAACCACtgatgaaatgttttttttttgttaaatagcAAATGATGTAGTTGTGAATTAGCATTTCATGtttaacaataatttattttcatattaattccTATATGGTTATAATACATTGTATAATCATATACTAGGACAAATGGACAGTGATATATGTTCAAAAATATACAATCACTACAGTCATTCACATTGTTAGAAAAGTTCAGCGGTTCAACGTAACGTTTTGTTTTCATGTGTGCTGTTATTCATTCTGTTTGTTTTGTACTAACTGTATGTGTTCGGtcctctctttttccttttttttttttataatttaatttaattttttttatctttactaGCCTAGCTACGTGTAtcacaacattgtttttttggttgccGCTATTTAAAATGTAACTGTAAATATACTCATCCGATTTCAGATAAGATGTATAAAACTCTCTTTCAACGGTGAGAAGGGAGAAAGGGCTATCAAGTGAACATTAAGGTTGTACGATTTTAGgtgtatttgttgttgttgttgtttttgttgcaggAAACTATCGATTAGTTAtgaatatttctattttctttagaATATTGATATTATAGCATTAGTGAAAAGATAACACCACCACTATCAAATAGATGCTCTTTACCTATATATCACACTCTTAAGAGGCAATTAGATTAGTTATAGTAGGTTAGATATACCGTTGGCTCTTCAAATAAAGCTGAATTCTTGGCAGGACCAGTTTTCTAAACAACTAAAGGTGTGTGAACGAATTAAGAATAGTGAAGTGGAGCAGTCAATTAATCTATCcgtttaatcaaatattttagtCGACCGACTCGCTTAAAAACATAGTCACTAGGGCTGGTCATTCGGGTAATCCGTTCGAGTTCGGGTATTATCCATTCGGattcgggtaaacgggtttagaaaaatagaacctattgggtatttttagatatatgggttcggttcggtttgggtactatcgggttcgggtcggtttgggttacaaattttagaacccgattagtacccgaactaccgggtaccagaaaaaatataattaaatttaaataaatttagttaaattttgacttacataacaaaatattttagatattttgattatttttgatatttaggtataaaactaaatgaaatattcaaaattataatcataattttggggtaattgcattatattaatgataaatattataaatatgtttatatgttcgggtttaatgggtacccaaaNNNNNNNNNNNNNNNNNNNNNNNNNNNNNNNNNNNNNNNNNNNNNNNNNNNNNNNNNNNNNNNNNNNNNNNNNNNNNNaaaaaatataattaaatttaaataaatttagttaaattttgacttacataacaaaatattttagatattttgattatttttgatatttaggtataaaactaaatgaaatattcaaaattataatcataattttggggtaattgcattatattaatgataaatattataaatatgtttatatgttcgggtttaatgggtatcCAAACGGATACCGGGTAATatccgaccctaacccgaacccacgggtattagaaaatagaacccaatagagtTTTATAGGTAAACTcgtacccaacccgaacccggtttttcgaGTCGGGTTCCGaattgggtattcgggtacggtttttatgcccagcCCTAATAGTCACGAACATAACAGTTCAAATTCATATAGTAttgtatttttatgaattttgtgGTTAAGTTAAtgatttatatttctaaaagaGTGAGGGTTACTATGTATATATTCATTGCATATATATCAAAATCCAAACATAATTTAGTAACAACGTTATTGAATGAGACTCGCCCAACTTCGACAATAACATGAGACTTTGGCCCCTACAACGAGTTTAATAAG
The sequence above is a segment of the Camelina sativa cultivar DH55 chromosome 10, Cs, whole genome shotgun sequence genome. Coding sequences within it:
- the LOC104718284 gene encoding CTP synthase-like; its protein translation is MKYVVVSGGVVSGLGKGVTASSIGLILKSCGFRVTAIKIDPYLNIDAGTMSPIEHGEVYVLDDGGEVDLDLGNYERFMDIKLTRENNITTGKVYKHVLEKERRGDYLGKTVQVVPHITDAIQDWIERAAQIPVDGQSGPADVCVIELGGTIGDIESMPFIEALGQFSYRVGSENFCLIHVSLVPVLNVVGEQKTKPTQHSVRDLRGLGLSPHILACRSTQPLEDNVKAKLSQFCHVPMENVVTLYDCPNIWHIPLLLKEQKAHEAILRVLNLKGVAKEPALEEWSLMAKMTDKLHVPVRIAVVGKYTELLDSYLSIHKALLHASVARRKKLVIDWISASDLEQGVKKENPDAYKAAWKLLKGADGVLVPGGFGHRGVEGKILAAKYARENRVPYLGICLGMQLAVIEYARTVLGMPDANSTELDPNTKNPCVIFMPEGSKTHMGGTMRLGSRRTYFHAKDSRSAKLYGSRGFVDERHRHRYEVNPAMVPRFESSGLTFTGKDETGQRMEIIELPNHPFYIGAQFHPEYKSRPGKPSPLFLGLIGAASGELDNVLQQSCQETVVPRPLSNGKFERVYWKGSPKKPVSVVYSVCDGVYS